From one Dyella sp. 2HG41-7 genomic stretch:
- a CDS encoding ATP-binding protein, producing MRKWFALWLVCAWFACPASAQQTLASNTATIDIQTADAAPADWPSQTPPVDGWTPVTLIDFWDTRWPHHNGVVWYRLRWNQASADKPVGLLIDYINSAYALYLNGSLVYSDTHLTEPLSRSWSRPHYFLADRPLLRAGQNELLVRVSGFSSYQPGLGVVSVGNPVLIQERQRRGEFHRYDTKWFDQSVGLVFGGLFFILWLMRRQDSYYGWYALSNLFSALYGINDVVSSPWPFDSTDAWQAIIAATWAVSAVTFSIFLLRYAGKRWKRIERCMLLLCVALLGVALLFPHQAGPYRNIDFLIGACTYYVSILGFIGYALRHRRADNVALAASLLIPIIVSVHDLLLLFNIFHSDIYLLSDTSSLTIIGMGVALAYRFAAAMRRAENYTVELQHEVDAATQTLSETLKREHDLAINNVRIGERLNLVRDLHDGFGGSLLSAISTLEDPRRPPEAGQVVATLKELRDDLRLIIDTTTHEQDNDLAALIAPLRHRWSQRFEAIDIEDRWAMEGVDGLNLGTARALELLRFLQEALTNVFKHSRASQVLVRIRRDGDTLSVEVRDDGQGFDASYTKTHGAGLPSLRARATRLGATLSVTSSPGTGAYLSFAAPLSPIA from the coding sequence ATGCGCAAATGGTTTGCCCTGTGGCTCGTTTGCGCGTGGTTCGCGTGTCCCGCGTCGGCGCAACAGACGTTGGCGTCGAACACCGCAACCATCGACATTCAAACTGCCGATGCCGCGCCAGCCGATTGGCCATCGCAGACGCCTCCTGTGGACGGCTGGACGCCGGTAACACTGATCGATTTCTGGGATACGCGGTGGCCGCATCACAACGGCGTGGTGTGGTATCGCTTGCGCTGGAATCAGGCCAGCGCCGACAAGCCGGTGGGATTGCTGATCGACTACATCAATAGCGCCTACGCGCTGTACCTCAACGGCAGTCTGGTCTATAGCGATACGCATCTCACCGAGCCGCTTTCGCGCAGCTGGAGTCGTCCGCATTATTTTCTGGCGGATCGACCGCTGCTGCGCGCAGGTCAGAACGAATTGCTGGTGCGTGTGTCGGGCTTTTCCTCCTATCAGCCCGGACTCGGCGTGGTTTCGGTCGGAAACCCGGTACTGATCCAGGAGCGCCAGCGTCGCGGCGAATTCCATCGCTACGACACGAAATGGTTCGATCAATCGGTTGGCCTGGTGTTCGGCGGATTGTTTTTCATACTTTGGCTGATGCGCCGGCAGGACAGCTACTACGGGTGGTATGCGCTGAGCAATCTGTTTTCCGCGCTGTACGGCATCAATGATGTCGTTTCCAGCCCGTGGCCCTTCGATAGCACCGATGCGTGGCAGGCGATCATCGCCGCAACATGGGCCGTGTCGGCGGTGACATTTTCGATTTTTCTGCTGCGCTATGCCGGCAAGCGGTGGAAACGCATCGAGCGGTGCATGCTTCTTTTATGTGTCGCGCTTTTGGGTGTCGCGCTGCTGTTTCCGCATCAAGCCGGCCCTTACCGCAATATCGATTTTCTTATCGGGGCGTGCACGTATTACGTGTCGATTCTCGGCTTTATCGGCTACGCCTTGCGACATCGGCGCGCGGACAACGTCGCGCTCGCGGCAAGTCTGTTGATTCCTATCATTGTTTCTGTGCATGACTTGCTGTTGCTTTTCAACATCTTTCACAGCGATATCTATTTATTGTCGGATACGTCCTCGTTGACCATCATCGGCATGGGTGTCGCACTGGCGTATCGTTTTGCGGCAGCCATGCGTCGCGCTGAAAATTACACCGTGGAACTGCAGCACGAAGTCGACGCCGCCACACAGACGCTGTCCGAAACGCTGAAGCGTGAGCACGATCTGGCCATCAACAATGTGCGCATCGGCGAGCGACTCAATCTGGTGCGCGATTTGCACGACGGCTTCGGCGGCAGTCTGCTATCCGCCATCAGTACGCTCGAAGATCCGCGCCGTCCGCCGGAAGCCGGACAAGTCGTCGCCACGTTGAAGGAACTGCGCGACGATTTACGCCTGATCATCGACACCACCACGCACGAGCAAGATAACGATCTGGCCGCGCTGATCGCGCCGCTTCGGCATCGCTGGAGTCAACGTTTCGAAGCCATCGATATTGAAGACCGTTGGGCGATGGAAGGTGTCGACGGCTTGAATCTCGGCACCGCGCGCGCGTTGGAGTTGCTGCGCTTTCTGCAGGAAGCGCTGACCAATGTGTTCAAGCACAGCCGCGCATCGCAGGTGCTGGTGCGTATTCGCCGCGACGGCGACACGCTGAGCGTGGAAGTGCGCGACGATGGGCAAGGTTTCGACGCGAGCTATACGAAAACGCATGGCGCAGGCTTGCCCAGCCTGCGTGCTCGCGCGACACGGCTCGGCGCAACGTTAAGCGTTACTTCGTCGCCGGGAACGGGGGCCTATCTGAGTTTCGCAGCGCCCTTATCCCCGATCGCTTAG
- a CDS encoding epimerase produces the protein MKVILFGATGMVGKGVLRQCLLDPKIEAVLSIGRKPSGVSDPKLRDLVCPDMFDADAHAGQFHDYDACFFCLGVSSVGMSEADYTHLTYDLTLGWARVLARDNPAMRFLYVSGMGTGGKSMWAQVKGRTENDLLALLPGAIMIRLAALRPMHGERSKAPGGGVLLTLLSPLWPLFQKLWPNAVITTEELGRAMILAARNDNTKRVLESADLVALGRRGAAP, from the coding sequence ATGAAAGTGATTCTCTTCGGCGCAACCGGCATGGTGGGAAAGGGCGTTCTGCGTCAGTGTCTGCTCGATCCCAAGATCGAGGCGGTGCTTTCGATCGGCCGCAAGCCTTCCGGTGTTTCGGATCCGAAATTGCGCGATCTCGTGTGTCCCGACATGTTCGATGCCGACGCGCATGCCGGCCAATTTCACGACTACGATGCGTGTTTCTTTTGCTTGGGCGTGTCGTCGGTAGGCATGAGCGAAGCGGACTATACGCATCTCACCTACGATCTCACGCTCGGTTGGGCGCGCGTACTTGCGCGCGATAATCCTGCGATGCGATTTCTCTACGTGTCCGGCATGGGCACGGGCGGCAAATCGATGTGGGCGCAAGTCAAAGGCCGCACGGAGAACGATCTGCTCGCGCTGTTGCCCGGCGCGATCATGATTCGTCTGGCCGCATTGCGCCCGATGCACGGCGAACGTTCGAAGGCGCCGGGTGGCGGCGTGTTACTGACGTTGTTGTCGCCGCTGTGGCCGCTGTTCCAAAAACTGTGGCCGAACGCCGTTATCACCACCGAAGAATTGGGACGCGCGATGATCCTGGCCGCACGCAACGACAACACGAAGCGTGTATTAGAGAGCGCCGATCTCGTGGCGCTGGGGCGGCGCGGCGCGGCGCCCTGA
- a CDS encoding TetR/AcrR family transcriptional regulator, which translates to MATAKKKSATSRKPRADAERNRLHLTDVAKKAFAERGGDVTLDEIAKRAGVGIGTLYRHFPTRDAMLQAVYRHEVEQLAGAVDALLKTKPPLDALRAWLRLFVDYLGTKKIILPALNAATSDNSALFAYSSTQIREAADRLIARAIEHGDVRKDVRPMDLLYAVFGFSNSNDPDDWAPRAYRLIDILIAGLASDSPAVANKKTTSSGKA; encoded by the coding sequence GTGGCCACCGCCAAAAAGAAGTCCGCCACCTCGCGCAAACCGCGTGCCGACGCCGAACGCAACCGGCTGCATCTCACCGATGTGGCGAAAAAAGCGTTCGCGGAACGCGGCGGCGACGTCACGCTGGATGAAATCGCCAAACGCGCCGGCGTGGGTATCGGCACCTTGTACCGGCACTTCCCCACGCGCGACGCCATGCTTCAGGCGGTTTATCGGCACGAAGTGGAACAGCTCGCCGGCGCGGTCGACGCGCTGCTGAAAACCAAGCCGCCACTCGATGCGTTGCGCGCGTGGCTTCGCTTGTTCGTCGATTATCTCGGCACGAAAAAAATCATTCTTCCCGCGCTCAATGCGGCGACCAGCGACAACTCCGCGTTGTTTGCCTACTCGTCCACGCAGATACGAGAAGCTGCCGATCGCCTGATCGCACGCGCCATCGAGCATGGCGACGTGCGCAAAGACGTTCGACCGATGGATCTTCTCTATGCGGTGTTCGGTTTTTCCAATAGCAACGATCCCGATGATTGGGCGCCACGCGCGTATCGGCTGATCGACATTTTGATCGCGGGTCTTGCAAGCGATTCGCCAGCGGTTGCAAATAAGAAAACAACATCGAGCGGTAAGGCCTGA
- a CDS encoding FkbM family methyltransferase — protein sequence MIQLLRQQSNKHIAEHRKQLVVFSFDFIAHNINLNGVYEKDDLDTFFEWLESSGVDLKDATAIDIGANIGNHSLYFSSHFKRVVSFEPHPRIFKVLSLNAELVDNLTCHNVGLSDQEGSAILSGPANNFGRSTIGELRDARSVDIMLTTLDTFREFDNVKLIKIDVEGHEYKVLQGAKNVIQQHKPIILFEQHVEDFKNGESQILSLLKEFGYRSFATVRRYPLPLPSALKFLVTPLQRIVQGEQTRIVQTSRIAPDFYSFIIALPDWMQTTAQ from the coding sequence ATGATTCAGCTGCTTCGGCAGCAATCGAACAAACACATTGCTGAGCACCGAAAGCAACTGGTGGTGTTTTCGTTCGACTTTATTGCGCACAACATCAATCTCAACGGCGTTTACGAGAAAGACGACCTCGATACCTTTTTCGAATGGCTTGAGTCGAGCGGCGTCGATTTAAAAGACGCCACGGCGATCGATATCGGCGCCAATATCGGCAATCACAGCCTGTATTTCTCCAGTCACTTCAAACGCGTGGTGAGCTTCGAGCCCCATCCGCGTATCTTCAAAGTGCTGTCGCTCAACGCCGAACTTGTCGACAACCTGACGTGCCACAACGTTGGCCTGTCCGATCAAGAGGGCAGCGCGATCTTGTCGGGTCCGGCGAACAATTTCGGCCGCTCGACCATCGGCGAGCTGCGAGATGCGCGATCGGTCGATATCATGCTGACGACGCTCGATACATTTCGCGAGTTCGACAACGTCAAGCTGATCAAGATTGATGTCGAAGGCCACGAATACAAAGTGCTGCAAGGCGCCAAAAACGTGATTCAGCAACACAAGCCGATCATTTTGTTCGAGCAGCACGTCGAAGACTTCAAGAACGGCGAATCGCAGATCCTGTCGTTGCTGAAGGAGTTCGGCTATAGAAGCTTCGCCACCGTCAGGCGATATCCGCTGCCGTTGCCGTCGGCGCTGAAATTCCTCGTCACGCCGTTGCAGCGCATCGTGCAGGGCGAGCAAACCAGAATCGTCCAGACCAGCCGCATCGCGCCGGATTTTTACAGCTTCATCATTGCGCTGCCCGACTGGATGCAGACGACAGCGCAATAG
- a CDS encoding sulfotransferase has product MNSLLQSLDSEAANRVMAAAQALESNRPDQAAAHLAPVLGSHPDHPEVLRLHASLLSMRGERGAALRAMQRALEQCPHDAMYRNAYAILLADVGDIDQAIDELRRACELQPGFVMAWYNLGLFLTRSARFDEARDALRRAVDVAPNYAAARAQLADLLRMDNFRDEAIAEYRKLIAEQPWAGMAWWGLAEIKTLRLDRSDSDAMQRALAHPRANDGDRIALGFALAKAMDDQGRYGESLQALVSANDIARQHRTWNAAAVAATIDSIRATACTTHAGQDLGAEVIFIVGMPRSGSTLIEQILASHSSVEGAAELTDLPMLIAEESNKRKKAYPHWLPDMGSEDWFALGQRYLERTARWRKQRPIFTDKLPNNWMHIGMIRAMLPGARIVISRRDALETCFSCYRQYFPGNDYTRSFADLASYWRSLDAVARYWTQKERAHVREHVYEDLLKDPEHSIRALLAFCGLPFEEACLRFNETERSVGTPSAMQVRQPLRTDTARAPRYGALLNPLREALGLPPL; this is encoded by the coding sequence TTGAATTCGCTACTGCAAAGTCTGGATTCCGAAGCGGCGAATCGCGTGATGGCTGCGGCGCAAGCGTTGGAATCGAATCGTCCCGATCAGGCGGCCGCACACTTGGCGCCGGTGCTGGGTAGTCATCCGGACCATCCGGAAGTGCTGCGACTGCATGCGAGTTTGCTCAGCATGCGCGGCGAACGCGGCGCTGCTTTGCGCGCGATGCAACGCGCGCTGGAACAATGCCCGCACGACGCGATGTATCGCAACGCATACGCCATCCTGCTGGCGGACGTGGGCGATATCGATCAAGCCATCGACGAACTGCGTCGCGCCTGCGAACTTCAACCGGGCTTTGTCATGGCCTGGTACAACCTCGGCCTGTTTTTGACGCGCAGCGCGCGCTTCGACGAAGCACGCGACGCGCTGCGACGCGCCGTCGACGTGGCGCCGAACTACGCTGCGGCACGCGCGCAACTCGCCGACCTGCTGCGCATGGACAACTTCCGTGACGAAGCGATCGCCGAATACCGCAAGCTGATCGCCGAGCAACCGTGGGCCGGGATGGCGTGGTGGGGTTTGGCGGAAATCAAAACGCTGCGCTTGGATCGCAGCGACAGCGACGCCATGCAGCGCGCGCTCGCGCATCCGCGTGCGAACGACGGTGATCGCATCGCCCTAGGTTTCGCTTTGGCCAAGGCGATGGACGATCAAGGCCGCTATGGCGAATCGCTGCAAGCACTGGTTTCGGCGAACGATATCGCGCGACAGCATCGAACATGGAACGCTGCGGCCGTCGCTGCAACGATCGATTCAATTCGCGCCACGGCCTGCACAACTCACGCAGGACAAGATCTCGGTGCGGAAGTGATCTTTATCGTCGGCATGCCGCGCTCGGGCTCGACGCTGATCGAACAAATTCTCGCATCGCACTCCAGCGTCGAAGGCGCCGCCGAATTGACGGACTTGCCGATGCTGATTGCGGAGGAGTCGAACAAACGGAAAAAAGCCTACCCGCACTGGCTGCCGGATATGGGCTCGGAGGATTGGTTCGCGCTAGGACAGCGGTATCTGGAGCGCACCGCACGTTGGCGCAAACAGCGTCCGATCTTCACCGACAAGTTGCCGAACAACTGGATGCATATCGGCATGATTCGCGCGATGTTGCCGGGCGCGCGCATCGTCATCAGTCGCCGCGACGCACTCGAAACGTGTTTCTCGTGTTACCGGCAGTATTTTCCCGGAAACGACTACACGCGTTCGTTTGCGGATCTCGCATCGTATTGGCGCAGCCTCGATGCCGTGGCACGTTATTGGACGCAGAAAGAACGCGCGCATGTGCGTGAACACGTGTACGAAGACTTGCTCAAAGATCCCGAGCATTCCATTCGCGCATTGTTGGCATTTTGCGGTTTGCCATTCGAAGAAGCGTGCTTGCGCTTCAACGAAACGGAGCGCTCAGTCGGTACGCCGAGCGCCATGCAAGTGCGGCAACCGTTGCGCACCGACACGGCGCGCGCGCCGCGCTACGGCGCGCTATTGAATCCATTGCGCGAAGCGCTCGGTCTTCCGCCTTTATAG
- a CDS encoding carboxypeptidase regulatory-like domain-containing protein, giving the protein MSKNQFRLGTSLQASIRIGLWAAALVSAPVFAQSITGGVYGNSPAGADVEVTSPSTGYDATVHADANGHYNVTGLMPGNYVVKLLRGGQVVDQRNVVVQAGSNSAAIFTAAAAPGNVKELNSVTVTASQPTVNAIDVTTSQQIQTWDSKDINRLPVINPDLLTVASMQANVAAVTSSHGNAPQFNGASGTENRYFLNEFNVTDMQQGSVPDKIPNEALATVSTIDGGMDAKYGSAMGGVIAGTIKQGSNDFKAGVDLAFTPATGTLNENPRNTYNYNGQLTNANQLNHWSPSLLQDYWASGSIIKDKLFYYVLAEIEPNNYGQGVQGVNPTETYNSNTKTLNENRNKQFLGNFTWNIAAGHTLNLFIDRQSNLQTQSQYALSTPYDPSSAAPGLDNWSGNAWHDTMAVANYHGQITDTLSVSAMAGTSQQYFSSYNQYGIDIPYLQYTNPDTKQTTQPAGNGASSLYYMKYRMMGARVDFTWNVTDNHEVTFGGERYSPTMAQANIPNANSWTYSYCSTSLGPTEPCNINGVSVAPGTKFVSLNYAPRIYYNSSPTYGFYLGDSWHFAPNWTAYVGGRYDNYAMTDNINTKMYSKGNFLPRVGVAWDVHGDSTLKIGATAGEYSEGIPLYFNAYGGTPGQGYIHTNTTYTYTGVNADGTPSGLTQVGPVQGSSGSGLHYLTPGQFISSTTQNAKLKQFSIYAQQKIGDSWTAGATFFTSELTGLPNIYNNIDQLKAYLTNKGYPNAVFLGQYLITPGKDINIPVQLNGPNSPLTQVNFPNSYIGFSSLRRKIYQLSLTMDHAYSEEEPYYLSASYTWRHEFGNTDGTTSYAGGGNNTGATGYDGGLNAPGFLQGAAGNLGDDIPSTFKAFGYYKFAHQDNFLKGLRVGGALTYYAGGPVDCLSQYPQNGTLAIGSNQLGNNNAYYCNTLSNVLAGQSPISNTINYTRGSYGRLPSYKQVDLDIGYDWEIPNNTFSLDLKVLNLFNSNTVTSYVTNMSNGNGQFNPNFMQPNTFQQPRTGELVFRWQFH; this is encoded by the coding sequence ATGAGCAAGAATCAATTTCGTTTGGGGACCAGCTTGCAGGCCAGCATTCGCATTGGCCTATGGGCTGCCGCATTAGTCAGCGCTCCGGTATTCGCGCAGAGCATTACCGGCGGCGTGTACGGCAATTCGCCGGCAGGCGCGGACGTAGAAGTCACCAGCCCGTCGACGGGCTACGACGCCACCGTGCATGCCGACGCCAACGGGCACTACAACGTGACCGGCTTGATGCCCGGCAACTACGTCGTGAAATTGTTGCGCGGCGGCCAGGTGGTCGATCAGCGCAACGTGGTGGTGCAAGCCGGTTCCAACAGCGCTGCGATTTTCACCGCAGCGGCGGCGCCGGGTAACGTGAAAGAGTTGAACTCGGTCACCGTGACCGCCTCGCAGCCGACGGTCAATGCGATCGACGTGACGACGAGCCAGCAGATCCAGACCTGGGATTCGAAAGACATCAACCGTCTGCCGGTGATCAATCCCGACCTGCTTACCGTCGCCTCGATGCAGGCGAATGTCGCCGCCGTCACCAGCTCGCACGGCAACGCGCCGCAGTTCAACGGCGCATCGGGCACCGAGAACCGTTACTTCCTCAACGAGTTCAACGTCACCGACATGCAGCAGGGTTCGGTGCCGGACAAAATTCCGAACGAAGCGCTCGCGACCGTTTCCACCATCGATGGCGGCATGGACGCGAAATACGGCAGCGCCATGGGCGGCGTGATCGCCGGCACGATCAAGCAAGGTTCGAACGACTTCAAAGCCGGCGTGGATCTGGCGTTTACGCCCGCCACCGGCACGCTCAACGAAAACCCGCGCAACACGTATAACTACAACGGCCAGCTGACCAACGCCAACCAGTTGAACCATTGGTCGCCGAGCCTGTTGCAGGATTACTGGGCGTCGGGTTCGATCATCAAGGACAAGTTGTTCTACTACGTGCTCGCCGAAATCGAGCCGAACAACTACGGCCAGGGCGTGCAGGGCGTCAATCCGACCGAAACCTACAACTCCAACACCAAGACGCTCAACGAAAACCGCAACAAGCAGTTCCTCGGCAACTTCACTTGGAACATCGCCGCCGGTCATACGTTGAATCTCTTTATCGATCGTCAAAGCAACCTGCAGACGCAATCGCAGTATGCGCTGTCGACGCCGTACGATCCTTCCAGTGCGGCCCCCGGACTGGACAACTGGAGCGGCAACGCGTGGCACGACACCATGGCGGTGGCCAACTACCACGGCCAGATCACCGACACGTTGTCCGTCTCGGCGATGGCGGGTACGTCGCAGCAGTACTTCTCTTCGTATAACCAGTACGGCATCGACATTCCGTATCTGCAATACACCAACCCGGACACGAAGCAGACGACGCAGCCGGCCGGCAACGGCGCCAGCAGTCTGTACTACATGAAGTACCGCATGATGGGCGCGCGCGTCGACTTCACCTGGAACGTGACCGACAACCACGAAGTCACCTTCGGCGGCGAGCGTTACAGCCCGACCATGGCGCAGGCGAACATCCCGAACGCGAATTCGTGGACGTACAGCTACTGCAGCACGTCCTTGGGACCGACCGAGCCTTGCAACATCAACGGCGTGTCGGTGGCGCCGGGCACGAAGTTCGTAAGTTTGAACTACGCGCCCCGCATCTACTACAACAGCTCGCCCACCTACGGTTTCTACCTGGGCGACAGCTGGCATTTCGCGCCGAACTGGACGGCGTATGTCGGCGGGCGTTACGACAATTACGCCATGACCGACAACATCAACACCAAGATGTACAGCAAGGGCAACTTCTTGCCGCGCGTCGGCGTGGCATGGGACGTCCATGGCGATTCGACGCTGAAGATCGGCGCCACCGCGGGTGAATACTCCGAAGGCATTCCGCTTTACTTCAACGCGTACGGCGGCACGCCGGGCCAGGGTTACATCCACACCAACACCACGTACACCTACACCGGCGTCAACGCCGACGGTACGCCGAGCGGTTTGACGCAAGTTGGTCCCGTGCAAGGCAGCTCCGGCAGCGGTCTGCATTACCTGACGCCCGGCCAGTTCATTTCGAGCACCACGCAAAACGCCAAGCTGAAGCAGTTCTCGATCTACGCGCAGCAGAAGATCGGTGACAGCTGGACCGCAGGCGCAACGTTCTTCACCAGCGAACTGACCGGCCTGCCGAACATCTACAACAATATCGATCAGCTGAAGGCGTACCTCACCAACAAGGGTTACCCGAACGCGGTGTTCCTCGGCCAGTACCTGATCACGCCGGGCAAGGACATCAATATTCCGGTGCAGTTGAACGGTCCGAACAGTCCGTTGACGCAAGTCAACTTCCCGAACAGCTACATCGGTTTCTCCTCGCTGCGACGCAAGATCTATCAGCTCAGTCTGACCATGGATCACGCGTACTCCGAGGAAGAGCCGTACTACCTCAGCGCGTCGTACACGTGGCGTCATGAGTTCGGCAATACCGACGGCACCACCAGCTACGCGGGCGGTGGTAACAACACCGGTGCGACCGGCTACGACGGCGGCTTGAACGCACCGGGCTTCCTGCAAGGCGCAGCCGGCAATCTCGGCGATGATATTCCGTCCACCTTCAAGGCGTTCGGTTACTACAAGTTCGCTCATCAGGACAATTTCCTGAAGGGTCTGCGTGTGGGCGGCGCACTGACGTATTACGCGGGCGGTCCGGTCGATTGCTTGTCCCAATATCCGCAAAACGGCACCTTGGCGATCGGCAGCAACCAGCTCGGCAACAACAACGCGTATTACTGCAACACGTTGTCCAACGTGCTGGCCGGTCAATCGCCGATTTCCAACACCATCAACTACACGCGTGGCAGCTACGGTCGTCTGCCGTCGTACAAGCAGGTGGATCTGGATATCGGCTACGACTGGGAGATCCCCAACAACACCTTCTCGCTGGATTTGAAGGTGCTCAACCTGTTCAACTCCAACACCGTTACCTCGTACGTCACCAACATGAGCAACGGCAACGGGCAGTTCAATCCGAACTTTATGCAGCCCAATACGTTCCAGCAGCCGCGCACCGGCGAATTGGTGTTCCGCTGGCAGTTCCATTGA